A part of Gracilimonas sp. genomic DNA contains:
- a CDS encoding phosphoadenylyl-sulfate reductase has translation METLQSKKINKTLSSAHNDVRIAHILNKYRDKVLITTSFGTTSALLIHMISRIRPNHPIHFINTGYLFPETLEYKNQLIERYGVNVIDHIPDEEKHRISQENTMWESNPDLCCHYNKVEPLDKVKEGHEVWISGLIGYQNSYRSGLEILQKRDDLHRYYPLIDWTAEMVDDYFESYGIPRHPLERFGYDSIGCTHCTKKGEGRDGRWGDSGKTECGLHL, from the coding sequence ATGGAAACTCTCCAAAGCAAAAAAATAAACAAGACGCTTTCGTCCGCTCATAACGATGTACGCATTGCTCACATCCTGAACAAGTATCGGGATAAGGTGCTCATTACCACGTCATTTGGAACTACATCAGCATTACTTATCCATATGATAAGTCGTATCCGGCCTAATCATCCTATTCACTTTATAAATACCGGATATTTATTTCCGGAAACTCTGGAATATAAAAACCAGCTTATTGAGCGGTACGGTGTGAATGTGATAGACCATATTCCGGATGAAGAAAAGCACCGTATTTCCCAAGAAAACACAATGTGGGAATCAAATCCGGATTTATGCTGCCACTACAATAAAGTTGAGCCTTTAGATAAAGTTAAAGAAGGTCACGAAGTGTGGATATCTGGATTAATTGGATATCAAAACAGCTACCGCAGTGGTTTGGAGATTCTGCAGAAAAGAGATGACCTCCATCGCTACTACCCGCTTATCGACTGGACAGCTGAAATGGTTGATGATTACTTTGAAAGCTATGGCATTCCACGCCACCCTTTAGAACGCTTTGGATATGATTCGATTGGCTGTACCCATTGTACTAAAAAGGGTGAGGGGCGTGACGGCCGCTGGGGAGATTCTGGTAAAACGGAGTGTGGCCTGCATTTGTAG
- a CDS encoding T9SS type A sorting domain-containing protein, which yields MNNEAKKTLVSSFISATFSVLLLLLLSSSILAQTTILKDLNPGSSDGYIEYMTVVGDTMFFVADNDEDEGELYITDGTKAGTKKITDLAPDDDYPDIEEITPLGDKIIFTAVTEEYSDEVYVSDGTASGTYMLKDIYPGDYSSDAEHFGVMNGKAYFPAEDGRYPEANNGEELWVTDGTASGTYLLKDLDPGQYFQEEWSTEETNYSSRPDRFFAHNGTMYFSARHHNYGEELWATDGTAEGTYMVKDIFPGKYEDSDDIENSSSPKNFTSINGTVLFNAESDSSYKEYLYTTDGTEEGTRKFLDEEIYVEEEPVEFNGSWYFISDAKLWKSDGTPEGTSLVIDMTVDNYVIEDGSDLSPKIFKLNNQLYFFSTYTLWKTDGTKAGTEKAVESLFNLFDYHHTDFAAVYNGRIYFVASDDGYGQAHIAGRELWMTDGTQDGTMYVANLRTGIDRGEPDGSDPEDLRVLNGKLYFTAEGDSLGREIWMTNGIPQRYAQIEDTLRLAEFPDLGATVNFTEMDQPLTINATLNSDANAGQIGIPDSLTMASNKLWTLHIETASDFSAEVCLSLNQVDLTNFDSELLSVAKRENPQSDWSVLSASVTENEESICASGITSFSDFIIVERPQQNTDVSIEDDGQPKTFTLKNAYPNPFNPTTTIGYTIPESSSVRIIVYNLMGQKISTLINEKQSAGTHQIDFDASQLSSGIYFYRLEAGNQVRVKKMTLLK from the coding sequence ATGAATAACGAAGCCAAAAAGACTCTTGTTTCTAGCTTTATATCTGCAACTTTTTCTGTGCTGCTTCTCCTGCTGTTATCAAGCTCCATTCTTGCCCAAACCACAATTCTCAAAGACCTTAACCCGGGAAGTAGTGACGGTTATATTGAGTATATGACCGTTGTTGGAGACACTATGTTTTTTGTGGCCGATAATGATGAAGATGAGGGAGAGTTGTACATAACAGATGGTACTAAGGCTGGAACCAAAAAAATTACAGATTTGGCTCCTGATGACGACTATCCTGATATTGAAGAAATTACTCCATTAGGAGATAAAATCATTTTTACGGCTGTAACTGAAGAATACTCAGATGAAGTATATGTTTCTGATGGAACAGCATCAGGCACCTACATGCTTAAAGACATTTATCCGGGTGATTATTCTTCAGATGCCGAACACTTTGGAGTTATGAATGGAAAAGCTTATTTCCCTGCTGAAGATGGGCGCTATCCTGAAGCCAATAACGGCGAAGAGCTTTGGGTGACAGATGGAACAGCATCAGGAACGTACTTGCTCAAGGACCTTGATCCCGGACAATATTTCCAGGAAGAATGGAGTACAGAAGAGACAAATTACAGCTCTCGTCCCGATCGCTTTTTTGCCCACAATGGCACTATGTACTTTTCTGCCCGTCACCATAATTACGGAGAAGAACTTTGGGCAACAGATGGAACCGCTGAAGGCACATATATGGTAAAGGACATCTTTCCCGGGAAATATGAAGACTCAGATGACATAGAAAATAGCAGTTCACCCAAAAACTTTACCTCCATAAACGGAACCGTGCTGTTTAACGCCGAAAGTGATTCTTCCTATAAGGAATACTTATACACTACCGACGGCACCGAAGAAGGAACCAGGAAATTTCTGGATGAAGAAATTTATGTTGAAGAAGAGCCCGTTGAATTCAATGGGAGCTGGTACTTTATCTCAGATGCCAAACTTTGGAAAAGCGATGGCACCCCTGAAGGAACATCCCTTGTTATTGATATGACTGTAGATAATTATGTGATTGAGGATGGTTCTGATTTAAGTCCAAAGATCTTTAAGCTTAATAATCAGCTTTATTTTTTCAGTACGTACACTCTTTGGAAAACAGATGGCACTAAAGCCGGAACTGAAAAAGCGGTAGAATCTCTTTTTAATCTGTTTGATTATCACCATACAGATTTTGCAGCGGTATATAATGGACGCATATACTTTGTAGCTTCAGATGATGGCTACGGTCAGGCTCACATTGCGGGCCGAGAACTTTGGATGACAGATGGCACTCAGGATGGCACCATGTATGTAGCAAACCTGCGTACAGGTATAGATCGCGGTGAACCAGATGGCTCAGACCCTGAAGATCTGCGTGTTCTAAATGGAAAGCTATACTTCACTGCTGAAGGAGATTCTTTGGGAAGAGAAATATGGATGACTAATGGCATACCTCAGCGATACGCTCAAATTGAAGACACCCTGAGACTGGCAGAATTTCCAGACCTTGGCGCAACAGTAAACTTTACTGAAATGGATCAGCCACTTACAATCAATGCAACCCTGAATTCTGATGCTAACGCTGGTCAAATCGGCATTCCTGATTCCCTTACCATGGCCTCAAATAAGCTCTGGACCCTCCATATCGAAACTGCCTCTGATTTTAGTGCTGAAGTTTGCCTCTCGCTAAATCAAGTAGATTTAACAAACTTTGATAGTGAGCTGTTATCTGTAGCAAAAAGAGAAAATCCGCAATCAGATTGGAGCGTCTTATCTGCATCAGTTACGGAAAATGAGGAATCAATTTGTGCTTCAGGAATCACCTCTTTCAGCGATTTCATTATTGTAGAACGCCCGCAGCAAAACACTGACGTCTCAATTGAAGATGATGGACAGCCAAAAACATTTACACTAAAAAATGCTTACCCCAATCCATTTAACCCCACTACAACTATAGGTTACACAATCCCTGAGAGCAGTAGTGTGCGAATAATTGTTTATAACTTAATGGGGCAAAAAATTTCAACCCTGATTAATGAGAAGCAATCTGCCGGAACGCATCAAATCGACTTTGATGCAAGTCAATTATCCAGTGGGATCTATTTTTATCGGCTGGAAGCCGGAAATCAGGTGCGTGTTAAAAAAATGACCCTGCTTAAATAG
- the cutA gene encoding divalent-cation tolerance protein CutA, translated as MYKNLRLLYITTSDKDEAQKIGRALVEENLAACANIIDGMNSIYKWKGEIKEEDECVLIVKTHYSRVKKVTRRVNEMHSYEVPCVISFTITEDEGNPEYLEWLEQTSKQPFEL; from the coding sequence ATGTATAAAAATCTCCGCCTCCTCTACATCACTACTTCGGATAAAGACGAAGCCCAAAAAATTGGTCGCGCCCTGGTTGAAGAGAATCTTGCTGCGTGTGCCAATATCATCGATGGCATGAATTCTATTTATAAGTGGAAAGGAGAAATAAAGGAAGAAGACGAATGTGTTTTGATTGTTAAAACACATTACTCCAGAGTAAAAAAGGTAACCCGCCGTGTAAATGAAATGCATAGTTATGAAGTACCCTGTGTCATTTCATTTACTATTACAGAAGATGAAGGGAACCCGGAATACCTGGAATGGCTGGAGCAAACTTCAAAGCAGCCTTTCGAGCTTTAA
- the tig gene encoding trigger factor, whose product MDISVEELTSVDKEVTLKAKREDLQEDFDKAYKKYKDQIQLPGFRPGKVPMGLVKKRFGKEIEQEEISNIIQKVFEKEVVPEYEPVGETEMVDFTWENDELEVKFKIGSKPEIEIADLSKIEVNKMVHDVTDEEVEEEVERTLEREGNWEEIDEPASEETQVLVDVVSKNHGDEDKDQRIDLRKDDASEFLEALKGKKAGDVVEMTIPHGDHEDELEITIKKVQKMHKAELSDDIIKDQSNGEAENLDEFKSYIKSRMQQYYDQTSDDLFKNDVADALVEAHDFEVPETFVAQVQGSYVDQLKQQQGGELPEHFDAEQYKAGMKDRAVREAKWSFISQKLQETFEDIEIKPEDIDEHLAGQAAQYGMPVDQLKQYYAQQPQMLEQLRSSIREEKVFDILQDKVKIKEIGKEKYRELQEKKDDKKKKK is encoded by the coding sequence GTGGACATTTCTGTTGAAGAGCTCACATCTGTAGACAAAGAAGTTACCCTGAAAGCAAAAAGAGAAGATCTTCAGGAAGATTTCGACAAAGCATACAAAAAATATAAAGATCAGATTCAGCTGCCTGGATTCCGGCCGGGGAAAGTTCCAATGGGACTTGTTAAAAAACGGTTTGGAAAAGAGATCGAACAAGAAGAGATCAGCAATATCATTCAAAAGGTATTTGAGAAAGAAGTAGTGCCTGAATACGAGCCGGTAGGTGAAACCGAAATGGTTGACTTTACCTGGGAGAATGATGAGCTGGAAGTGAAGTTCAAAATCGGCTCAAAGCCAGAAATCGAAATAGCTGACCTGTCCAAGATTGAAGTGAACAAAATGGTTCACGATGTAACCGACGAAGAGGTTGAGGAAGAAGTAGAGAGAACCCTGGAGCGGGAAGGTAATTGGGAAGAAATTGACGAGCCAGCTTCGGAAGAAACTCAGGTATTAGTAGATGTAGTTTCAAAAAACCACGGAGACGAAGACAAGGATCAGCGCATTGACCTCAGAAAAGATGATGCATCCGAATTTCTTGAAGCCCTGAAAGGCAAAAAGGCCGGAGACGTTGTTGAAATGACGATCCCGCACGGTGATCATGAAGATGAGCTTGAAATCACCATTAAGAAAGTTCAGAAAATGCATAAAGCTGAACTTTCCGACGACATTATCAAAGATCAAAGTAATGGCGAGGCGGAAAACCTGGATGAGTTTAAAAGCTACATCAAGAGCCGCATGCAGCAGTATTACGATCAAACATCTGATGACTTGTTCAAGAATGATGTAGCCGATGCTCTTGTTGAAGCACATGACTTTGAAGTACCGGAAACATTCGTTGCTCAGGTTCAGGGTTCTTACGTAGACCAGTTGAAGCAGCAACAAGGAGGAGAGCTCCCGGAACACTTTGACGCTGAACAGTATAAGGCTGGAATGAAAGACCGTGCCGTGCGTGAAGCCAAGTGGTCATTTATCAGCCAAAAATTGCAAGAAACATTTGAAGATATCGAAATAAAACCCGAAGATATCGACGAGCATCTTGCAGGTCAGGCAGCACAGTACGGCATGCCTGTAGATCAGCTGAAGCAATATTATGCACAGCAGCCTCAAATGCTTGAGCAACTTCGCAGCAGCATCCGCGAAGAGAAAGTGTTCGATATATTGCAAGACAAGGTGAAGATCAAAGAAATTGGTAAAGAGAAGTACCGAGAATTGCAGGAAAAGAAAGACGACAAGAAGAAGAAAAAATAA
- the clpP gene encoding ATP-dependent Clp endopeptidase proteolytic subunit ClpP, whose protein sequence is MITDQPLFEDPNLNSVQPVQNNLVPMVVETTSRGERAYDIYSRLLKDRIVILGSPVNDAVASSIMAQLLFLESEDPEKDINFYINSPGGVVSAGLAIYDTIQHIKCDVATTCMGMAASMGAVLLTAGTAGKRSCLPHSRVMIHQPLGGTRGQASDIEIEAKEIIRVKKELSQILADHSGKSVEEVMEDSDRNKWMTAQEAKDYGLVDTVLTKSTDSK, encoded by the coding sequence ATGATTACTGATCAACCTTTATTTGAAGACCCAAATTTAAACTCTGTTCAACCCGTGCAGAACAACCTGGTTCCTATGGTTGTGGAAACCACTAGCCGGGGCGAACGTGCTTATGATATTTACTCACGTCTGCTTAAAGACCGGATTGTAATTCTGGGTTCTCCGGTTAACGACGCCGTTGCCAGCTCAATCATGGCTCAGCTGTTGTTTTTAGAATCAGAAGATCCTGAAAAAGACATTAATTTCTACATCAACAGTCCGGGTGGAGTCGTTTCTGCTGGCTTGGCTATTTATGATACCATCCAGCATATTAAATGTGATGTTGCCACTACCTGTATGGGAATGGCTGCAAGTATGGGTGCTGTATTGTTAACAGCTGGAACAGCGGGGAAAAGAAGTTGCCTGCCTCATTCACGAGTAATGATTCACCAGCCTTTAGGCGGAACTCGTGGACAAGCCAGTGATATTGAGATTGAAGCCAAAGAGATTATCCGTGTTAAAAAAGAACTGAGCCAAATTCTTGCCGACCACAGCGGTAAATCTGTTGAAGAAGTGATGGAAGATTCTGATCGTAACAAATGGATGACAGCTCAGGAAGCAAAAGACTATGGACTGGTCGATACTGTGCTGACCAAGTCTACAGATTCCAAATAA
- the clpX gene encoding ATP-dependent Clp protease ATP-binding subunit ClpX, which translates to MSDKDKNSDIVHCSFCSRSSLEVNSMVAGPGVYICDRCVEDASSIIQSDLASLARRREKSYKPMLKPVEIKNKLDDYVIGQELAKKTLSVAVYNHYKRISAETAEIDDTQIEKSNIMLLGPTGSGKTLLARTLARIIDVPFTIADATVLTEAGYVGEDVESILSNLLQAADYDVERAKRGIVYIDEVDKVARKSDNPSITRDVSGEGVQQALLKILEGTVANIPPKGGRKHPEQSFIQLDTANILFICGGAFSGLEEIISRRLSTTVMGFNASSDQVKFNKEDPEIFTHVEPEDLQHFGLIPELIGRLPVICGLHELSDDAMLDILQTPKNALVKQYKKLFNMEDVELEIEEEALKAIVKKAKARKTGARGLRSIMEAAMLDIMFSLPSMKNIARCVITEETIEKQAPPVYEKQKASA; encoded by the coding sequence ATGAGCGACAAAGATAAAAATAGTGACATTGTACACTGCTCATTTTGCAGCCGTTCGAGCCTGGAAGTGAACAGTATGGTAGCCGGTCCCGGGGTTTATATTTGTGACCGGTGCGTAGAAGACGCATCCAGCATCATCCAAAGTGATTTAGCCTCTTTAGCCCGACGACGGGAAAAAAGCTACAAGCCGATGCTTAAGCCTGTCGAAATTAAAAACAAGCTGGATGATTATGTGATCGGTCAGGAGCTTGCTAAAAAGACGCTTTCTGTAGCCGTTTATAATCACTATAAACGCATTTCTGCAGAAACAGCCGAAATCGATGACACCCAGATTGAAAAATCCAACATCATGTTGCTTGGGCCAACCGGAAGTGGTAAAACACTTTTAGCCCGTACATTAGCACGAATAATTGATGTTCCTTTTACTATCGCCGACGCTACCGTACTTACGGAAGCTGGTTATGTTGGTGAAGATGTTGAAAGTATTTTAAGTAACCTGCTTCAGGCTGCCGACTACGATGTGGAACGTGCTAAACGAGGCATCGTATATATCGATGAAGTGGATAAGGTAGCCCGTAAGAGTGATAACCCCTCCATCACACGAGACGTAAGCGGAGAGGGCGTTCAGCAGGCTTTATTGAAGATTTTAGAGGGAACAGTTGCTAACATCCCGCCAAAAGGCGGGCGAAAGCATCCCGAACAGAGTTTTATCCAGCTGGATACAGCAAATATACTGTTCATTTGTGGTGGTGCCTTTTCTGGATTGGAAGAGATTATTTCCCGCAGACTTTCCACAACCGTGATGGGTTTTAACGCCTCTTCTGACCAAGTCAAATTCAACAAGGAAGATCCCGAAATTTTCACCCATGTTGAACCGGAAGACCTTCAGCACTTTGGATTGATACCTGAATTAATTGGTCGGTTGCCGGTTATTTGCGGATTGCACGAGCTTTCTGATGATGCTATGCTGGACATTCTTCAAACTCCAAAAAACGCCCTCGTCAAGCAGTATAAAAAGCTGTTTAACATGGAAGACGTGGAGTTGGAAATTGAAGAAGAAGCACTTAAGGCCATCGTTAAAAAAGCAAAAGCCCGTAAGACCGGAGCACGAGGGCTACGCTCCATCATGGAAGCAGCTATGCTTGATATTATGTTTTCACTTCCATCAATGAAGAATATAGCGCGATGCGTAATCACTGAGGAGACCATCGAAAAACAAGCTCCTCCGGTTTATGAGAAGCAAAAAGCATCTGCCTAG
- a CDS encoding HAMP domain-containing sensor histidine kinase has product MKLFVPSNRIKLILVLLLIFLGVGSVVYNQYLVTKILEQERASVELWTRAIEFNSQPVDEQASTMLLKAINLLENIEEVPDSVISLIEDAESTRNSSDFVTEEIILEDRFKIPTIVIDSHDVILHQRNIDSLTMASESKREELVREFKSLNSPIDFVIGDEKRQMTQFVYYGESPTVQMLRYFPYIQILLLGLLLGIGYTTYRSITRSEQSNLWVGMAKEAAHQLGTPISSLYGWLQLLKDEYRYEETATNIANEIEKDIQRLRGVAERFGKIGSEPELKTMDIQPILEQVMVYMERRLPRLGKAIEVRKELSATAKVKTNPELLQWAIENLVKNAMDSLKGIEKEAYISITSKVQEGEVIIDIEDSGGGIEIQNVKNIFKPGFSTKKRGWGLGLSLTKRIIEEYHSGSVFVLRSELNEGTTMRVTLNIQKNEDEAYPLLDQSPV; this is encoded by the coding sequence ATGAAACTTTTCGTTCCTTCCAACAGGATCAAGCTTATACTTGTGCTGCTGCTCATTTTCCTGGGCGTGGGATCCGTGGTTTATAACCAGTATCTGGTCACCAAGATACTTGAACAGGAACGCGCCAGTGTTGAATTATGGACCAGGGCTATTGAGTTTAACAGCCAGCCTGTAGATGAACAGGCAAGCACCATGTTACTCAAAGCTATCAACCTTCTTGAGAACATCGAAGAAGTACCCGACAGTGTTATTAGCTTGATTGAAGACGCTGAGTCGACCCGAAATTCTTCTGACTTCGTTACCGAGGAGATTATTCTTGAAGACCGCTTTAAAATACCCACCATTGTAATTGACTCACATGATGTCATCCTTCACCAGCGCAATATCGATTCCCTGACCATGGCATCCGAAAGCAAACGGGAAGAACTTGTACGTGAGTTCAAGAGCCTGAATAGCCCTATCGACTTTGTGATTGGCGATGAGAAAAGGCAAATGACCCAATTCGTGTATTATGGGGAAAGCCCAACGGTTCAAATGCTGCGCTATTTTCCTTACATCCAGATTTTATTGCTTGGGTTATTGCTTGGAATAGGATATACAACGTACCGAAGTATCACGCGTTCGGAACAATCAAATTTATGGGTGGGAATGGCCAAGGAAGCCGCTCACCAACTGGGGACACCTATCTCCAGCTTATATGGATGGCTTCAGCTGTTGAAAGATGAATACCGGTATGAAGAAACCGCAACTAATATTGCCAACGAAATTGAAAAAGATATTCAGCGACTTCGGGGAGTGGCCGAGCGCTTTGGGAAAATAGGTTCTGAGCCCGAACTAAAAACCATGGATATTCAACCCATACTCGAACAGGTGATGGTTTATATGGAGCGCCGGCTGCCACGTCTGGGTAAAGCTATCGAGGTCCGGAAAGAATTAAGCGCCACTGCAAAGGTAAAAACCAATCCGGAATTGCTTCAGTGGGCAATAGAGAATCTCGTTAAAAATGCGATGGATTCCTTAAAAGGCATCGAAAAAGAAGCCTATATCTCGATTACCTCCAAAGTTCAGGAAGGAGAAGTAATTATTGATATCGAAGACTCTGGAGGTGGCATTGAAATCCAAAACGTAAAGAATATTTTTAAACCTGGATTCAGCACCAAGAAAAGGGGTTGGGGACTTGGTTTAAGCCTGACTAAGCGCATCATTGAAGAATACCATAGTGGAAGCGTGTTTGTGTTGCGGTCAGAATTGAACGAAGGCACCACAATGCGGGTAACACTAAATATTCAGAAAAACGAGGATGAAGCTTATCCTCTGCTGGATCAATCGCCCGTATAA
- a CDS encoding sigma-70 family RNA polymerase sigma factor, which produces MSQLTRDEKQKQKDFDEEIIPHMDALYNFALRLTTDPNDAEDLVQDTIVKAYRFFSSYEKGTNAKAWMFRILKNSFINNYRKTSKKPSQVDYDEVSSYYESIRAERTETSDLENLMFREMMDDDLSNALTRLPEDFRTVVLLCDVDGYTYEEIANMLDVPIGTIRSRLHRGRNLLKTELLEYAKKRGYTGD; this is translated from the coding sequence ATGTCTCAGTTAACGAGAGATGAAAAGCAGAAGCAGAAGGATTTCGATGAAGAGATTATACCTCACATGGATGCGTTGTATAATTTTGCCCTTCGATTGACTACTGACCCCAACGATGCAGAAGATCTCGTTCAGGATACTATTGTCAAAGCCTATCGTTTTTTTAGTAGTTATGAGAAAGGGACCAATGCAAAAGCATGGATGTTCCGTATTTTAAAGAACTCCTTTATCAATAATTACCGGAAAACCTCAAAAAAGCCTTCTCAGGTAGATTATGATGAGGTCTCATCCTATTACGAATCAATTAGAGCAGAACGTACGGAAACATCGGATTTAGAAAATCTGATGTTTCGGGAAATGATGGATGATGATCTGTCTAATGCACTAACGAGGTTACCGGAAGACTTCAGAACGGTTGTGTTGCTTTGTGATGTCGATGGCTATACTTATGAAGAGATTGCCAACATGCTGGATGTTCCCATAGGCACCATTCGCTCAAGGTTACATCGTGGCCGGAATTTGTTAAAAACAGAACTACTCGAATACGCAAAAAAGCGTGGTTATACGGGCGATTGA
- a CDS encoding CPBP family intramembrane glutamic endopeptidase codes for MNNPVKSYLDNTNTLLYSFLVSLPLFLLYELLIVISQPTGDSIVRISVDVWIKSLFAYLGVNAVSFSLLVVVLIGLFIVYKERDRLKTLRFSYFPVLILESTLYAIVVAFISQSLVSLVLNIAASDPINSLSLTQIIALSLGAGLYEELFFRVILVTLFILLFTKLLGKKWAGVTAAVVLSALLFSAVHYVGSMGDAFTLGSFLYRFLFGLILNGIYVWRGFGVAAWTHAIYDVMVIAFLS; via the coding sequence ATGAATAACCCGGTTAAATCATATCTCGACAATACCAATACCTTACTCTACAGTTTTCTGGTAAGTTTACCTCTGTTTCTTCTCTATGAACTTTTGATTGTTATTTCACAGCCTACAGGTGATTCTATAGTCCGTATTAGTGTGGATGTATGGATCAAGAGTTTGTTTGCGTATCTGGGGGTAAATGCGGTCTCTTTTTCATTGTTGGTTGTTGTGCTAATTGGACTTTTTATTGTGTATAAAGAGCGGGATCGACTCAAAACACTTCGCTTTTCTTATTTTCCCGTTCTGATTCTTGAGTCTACATTGTATGCCATAGTTGTAGCTTTTATAAGTCAGTCTTTGGTTTCTCTGGTGTTGAACATTGCAGCCTCTGATCCGATCAATAGCTTATCTCTAACGCAAATAATAGCCCTTTCTCTGGGAGCCGGTTTGTACGAAGAATTGTTCTTTAGGGTGATTCTTGTCACACTGTTCATACTCCTTTTTACAAAACTTTTAGGGAAAAAGTGGGCGGGTGTAACTGCCGCTGTTGTTTTATCAGCGCTGTTATTCTCTGCGGTACATTATGTTGGCTCGATGGGCGATGCGTTTACATTGGGGTCTTTTTTATATCGCTTTTTATTTGGTTTAATACTTAATGGAATTTATGTTTGGAGAGGATTTGGTGTCGCGGCTTGGACTCACGCTATTTATGACGTCATGGTAATAGCTTTTTTGTCGTAA
- a CDS encoding LysM peptidoglycan-binding domain-containing protein, whose product MKNKSRFLKIISALFVFMVITSAGLLAQERATYQVKQGDTLYGISKKLNVTIAELKQWNELAGNEIKLGQELVYFIPQQEDSQTTPPTEDENSNPLVNQSSDTQNVFYIVKSGDTLYQIARDHNMTVDQLRELNNISGSNLSIGQRLAVKKKVSAAPSVSKFSEESSPQGVFSIYEVQQGEDLSGLLLKFKMTEKEFQSLNPELQPNLLAQGQEVTVLLPPSRKYENPYLQKANLQDLGEVNVMRYDESEVGETTTNGELYDPESLTAAHSNIALGSIIFVENTQTGNGVYVRVNDRITGSGLKLSGNAFSTLRLGQSTQPVVTIYTEMNE is encoded by the coding sequence ATGAAAAATAAGTCGCGCTTTCTGAAAATAATTTCCGCCCTTTTTGTTTTTATGGTTATTACCAGTGCAGGATTGCTGGCCCAGGAAAGAGCAACATATCAGGTTAAGCAGGGGGATACGTTGTATGGAATCTCGAAAAAGCTGAATGTAACAATCGCTGAACTCAAACAATGGAATGAGTTGGCAGGAAATGAAATCAAGCTTGGCCAGGAGTTAGTCTACTTCATTCCGCAACAAGAAGATTCTCAAACCACTCCCCCAACGGAAGATGAAAACTCTAATCCGCTGGTAAATCAATCCTCAGACACACAAAATGTATTCTATATCGTAAAGAGTGGAGATACACTTTATCAAATTGCCAGAGACCACAATATGACGGTTGATCAGCTTAGAGAGCTGAATAATATCTCAGGCTCAAATCTGAGTATTGGTCAGCGACTGGCTGTGAAAAAGAAAGTTAGTGCGGCACCTTCGGTGTCAAAATTTTCAGAAGAATCTTCTCCACAAGGGGTTTTTTCGATTTATGAAGTTCAGCAGGGAGAGGATTTATCAGGTCTGCTTTTAAAGTTTAAGATGACGGAAAAAGAATTTCAATCACTGAATCCGGAGCTTCAACCAAACTTGCTGGCACAAGGGCAGGAAGTAACGGTGTTGCTTCCACCATCCCGGAAGTATGAGAACCCGTATCTGCAAAAGGCAAATCTGCAGGATCTTGGAGAGGTTAATGTTATGAGGTATGATGAGTCTGAAGTGGGTGAGACTACAACTAACGGAGAACTTTATGATCCGGAATCATTGACTGCTGCTCACTCCAATATTGCTTTGGGGAGTATCATTTTCGTTGAAAACACTCAAACCGGGAATGGAGTATATGTAAGGGTAAACGACCGTATAACCGGTTCAGGGTTGAAACTTTCAGGGAATGCATTTAGTACACTCAGGCTCGGACAGTCAACCCAGCCTGTTGTAACTATTTATACAGAAATGAATGAATAA